In one window of Lepus europaeus isolate LE1 chromosome 14, mLepTim1.pri, whole genome shotgun sequence DNA:
- the LOC133773321 gene encoding N-lysine methyltransferase KMT5A-like encodes MGLAGLQNVFARQSKICSYMSPNKCSGVRSPLQDDNSVAHYEARCLGRPLAGIYRRREEKRSGGNAIRSSMKSEEQKLRDARRGPLAPFPNQKPEAAEPPNTPALSCDSPGAAGAKPALNKPLKGRRTPREKAQGKTQQNRKLTDFYPVRRSSRKSKAELQSEKRKRIDELIRSGKEEGMKIDLIDGKGRGVIATKQFSRGDFVVEYHGDLLEITDAKKREALYAQDPSTGCYMYYFQYLSKTYCVDATRETNRLGRLINHSKCGNCQTKLHDMDGVPHLILIAARDIAAGEELLYDYGDRSKASIEAHPWLKH; translated from the coding sequence ATGGGCCTGGCCGGGCTGCAGAATGTGTTTGCCCGGCAGTCCAAGATCTGTTCCTACATGAGCCCGAACAAGTGCTCTGGAGTGCGCTCCCCGCTGCAGGATGACAACTCCGTTGCGCACtacgaagccaggtgcctggggagACCGTTAGCCGGGATCTACAGGAGgcgagaagagaagagaagtggTGGGAACGCCATACGAAGTTCCATGAAGTCCGAGGAACAGAAGCTCAGAGACGCCAGGAGAGGCCCCCTGGCACCTTTTCCAAACCAAAAACCTGAAGCAGCAGAACCTCCAAACACTCCAGCCTTGTCTTGTGACTCTCCCGGTGCAGCTGGCGCCAAGCCAGCCCTGAACAAGCCCCTCAAGGGCAGACGGACCCCTCGGGAAAAAGCTCAAGGAAAAACCCAACAGAATCGCAAACTCACGGATTTCTACCCTGTCCGAAGGAGCTCCAGGAAGAGCAAAGCCGAGCTACAGTCCGAAAAGCGGAAAAGAATAGATGAATTGATCCGGAGcgggaaggaagaagggatgaAGATCGACCTCATCGACGGCAAAGGCAGGGGTGTGATTGCCACCAAGCAGTTCTCCCGGGGCGACTTTGTGGTGGAGTACCACGGCGACCTCCTCGAGATCACCGATGCCAAGAAGCGTGAGGCTCTGTACGCCCAGGACCCCTCCACGGGCTGCTACATGTACTATTTCCAGTATCTGAGCAAAACCTACTGCGTGGACGCCACGCGCGAGACCAACCGCCTGGGACGGCTGATCAACCACAGCAAGTGCGGGAACTGCCAGACCAAGCTACATGACATGGACGGCGTGCCCCACCTCATCCTCATCGCCGCGCGGGACATCGCGGCCGGGGAGGAGCTGCTCTACGACTACGGGGACCGCAGCAAGGCCTCCATCGAAGCCCACCCCTGGCTGAAGCACTGA